Proteins encoded by one window of Arachis hypogaea cultivar Tifrunner chromosome 1, arahy.Tifrunner.gnm2.J5K5, whole genome shotgun sequence:
- the LOC112697510 gene encoding E3 ubiquitin-protein ligase MBR2-like: MRRGDNLRAEDYMLFDPFIYHGMAELHDRHREMRLGVDNTSYEELLALEERIGDVSTGLSEDVIMKSIKQQIYMSVMAESSTDLEPCCICQVRVMVSAN, encoded by the exons ATGCGGAGGGGTGATAACTTAAGGGCCGAG GATTATATGCTTTTTGACCCTTTCATATATCATGGGATGGCTGAACTGCATGACAGGCACAGAGAAATGCGCCTTGGTGTTGATAACACGTCTTATGAG GAATTGTTGGCATTGGAGGAGCGAATTGGAGATGTCAGCACTGGATTGAGCGAGGATGTCATTATGAAGTCGATAAAACAGCAAATATACATGTCTGTTATGGCGGAGTCTTCTACAGATCTTGAGCCTTGTTGTATCTGTCAGGTAAGAGTTATGGTCTCAGCTAATTAA